In the genome of Aequorivita sp. H23M31, the window TTCATCGAGTAAGCAAAATTTTTGAGTACCAAATAGAACAAATTTAATCTGTAAATATTTTTGAATACCCAAAGCCAATTGATGGATTTTGGTGTGCAAAGATTCTTTAATAACTGGGTCATTATAGAAATTCCTTAAATGTTCTTTTTTTTTACCACAAGCCAAATTAATGTCCTTACAGTAACATTTTGAGGTAGATAATTGAATTGCGGAAGATGCGAGAATATTTTATGGAAGTTGTTTCTATTCAAAATAATTTTGCCATTATGGATTAAGCAAATATTATCAGCTCTAGTAACTCCGAAAAGTATTGACATTAAAGTTGATTTTCCACTTCCGTTACGACCGAACAAGCCAATAATTTCTCCTTGATTTATAGTCATATGAATACCTGAAAGAGTACTTTTATTATTTATACCTTTGGTTAAACTATCAATTTGGACATATTGTTTCATATCCATACTTTCAGAATAGTTATTATTATAATATTCATTAAAAAGCTTACTATATAAAATACATTAACATTGATGGCATTATTTAAATAGAAATAATTTATATTCTTTCTGAAAGTAAATTTATATATCCATTCTATAATGATGCTTAGAACACATACTAAGTAGAGACCATTAAATTTTAATAGTACCCATATAATGGAAATGGATATTAGCTTAAGGAAAATATCTTTATAGAAGAATAAAAAAAGCTTGAAGAATTTCATTAATTGCATTAAAAACCCTGACAAATACTCGATAACAGCATTCATATCTAGAAATCCACGACCTGAATTCGTCGGATTACATTTTGAGCCTGAACAAATTCCTGGGTTGATTGTTTGGGCATCGCACCTCCAAGAACAATTTGAAAGTATTATTCAAATCCGTGTTTTTAATTGTTATAATTCCGACCAATCCAAAAAAGAACATATCAACTGGGTCAAGTAAATGTCTTTAAAGGATTCTCCAAAAGTAAGTTTTCGGTTTGTTCCGTTTTTCGGAATCGGTTTAAGTCCGACTAATGAATTTCCGATTGTTGCTCCGAAACCAATTTCAAGTCCAACTGTCATAATCAGCCAAAAAATTATAGGTATTAATCCAGGCAAACCGTTTAAAGAATATCCGCCTTCATCATTCGGTTCTCCAAATGTGAAAATTAAAAAGAAAGTTACTCCGAAAATTATTATGTAATCTACTAATCCAGCAACAAATCGATTTCCAATATTAGGTTCAGTTTTATTTTTAGCAATTATTTTTGTTTCGTTCATCGGTTTTTCTCAAATTCTGACTAACGTCAAATTAAGTTGCTGATATTCAGGTTGTTTTTAAACCCTAGGTCCTCTGGTTTCAATTCAAATTTATCCATTTGTTTTTTAATGCGGTTCACTAGTCCGAGTTTTCTTTTTTGGTCCAGGAACAAGTATTGTTTCGGAGGCTGATATTGGATTTTTTTTGTGATCATGTTCCATATAATTACTGCGAGTTTTCGAGCCGTTGCACTCACTGCCGAATGCCTTCCCTTGCGGTAGGCGACCCTTCGGAAAAAGTCGGATAGATGGGTGCCCTTTAGGTTGCCTATGGCATTGGCCGCTTGGCGCAGGGCGATCTTTAGCCGGTTACTTCCCTTAGGCACTCTGTTGCTTAGTATTTTCCCTCCTGATATCTTATTATTGGGCGCTAGCCTGAGCCAGGAAGTAAATTGTTTAGATGAGCCGAACTTATTGAAGCCCTCGGGACCTATCTCGCTCATAATGGTCAATATCGTGGAGTGGCTCA includes:
- a CDS encoding ATP-binding cassette domain-containing protein, which encodes MDMKQYVQIDSLTKGINNKSTLSGIHMTINQGEIIGLFGRNGSGKSTLMSILFGVTRADNICLIHNGKIILNRNNFHKIFSHLPQFNYLPQNVTVRTLIWLVVKKKNI
- a CDS encoding RDD family protein yields the protein MNETKIIAKNKTEPNIGNRFVAGLVDYIIIFGVTFFLIFTFGEPNDEGGYSLNGLPGLIPIIFWLIMTVGLEIGFGATIGNSLVGLKPIPKNGTNRKLTFGESFKDIYLTQLICSFLDWSEL